In Cicer arietinum cultivar CDC Frontier isolate Library 1 chromosome 7, Cicar.CDCFrontier_v2.0, whole genome shotgun sequence, the genomic window TAACCATCTAAAAACATTTAGATCTCTCtctaatttaaataaacacACTGCAGAAGAAATTTGAGAATTTATTGCACCTCTTGTCTCTATTTTGTCTTGTTGCCTAGGCCCTAGAGTAACTGTAGTCACAAAAGGTGAGGCTAGACTTTCCGTAGACTCATCTTTTGATTTAAGTGTTTCAAAAGGTTGGATGAGTTACAATTTGGTGCAATTAATAGCTGTGTTAGTCTTCAAATCTACATGTCATTAGAATTAAGTATTAAGCATCATTGCCCAAATAAAAGGATTGGACCATATAAGATGCTTGTCAAGATTCAAGCAGGAACATCTCATGGTTAATAGAGTTAGATATCGAAAATTGAGTAGGGTGGGTTTGTCATTATGTTCTGTAGTTCTTTATTTGATCAGCATATTTATTCTGTGAAGTACTCTTTTTCTGTTTGGAGTTattgttgattttatattattcattAGGGCtaattatacatttatttaagACACTGGTATtggtttttatttcttaatttaaacatcTCATTTACTTTTGTCATGTTGCAGCAAAAAATGGAGTATACACATCACTTGTAAAGGATGTCAGAGATGCTTTTGAAGGAAGTCCTTTGGTGAAGATCGACTGCAAGGGATTGGATCCTAGTGATTACAAGAAATTAGGTGCTAAGCTTAAGGTACTAGATAGCTAGCTTTCTTGTCTTCTTGTACATTGCTGCTTTTATCTTTTTCCTCTTGCCTGACCCAAGTAATTTTGATATCTTTACTATCTATTAAGTTAATAGAATTAATTCAAAGTGTAGAAGAAGGAACATACATTATTATGCTCAAAGGCAGTAGAAAATTTGTACATGCTTAGAATTGGGAGCTGAAAACATTATGATCAATTGGCTGTGTTTGTTTGCTATCCAATAAAaaccttaggcttattctattaaGGGGTGTTATGCAGTTGATTAGTTTGGCCTAGCAAAGTTCACGTGAAGCGTATGATTGGGGATTCATTGGTTTGTCCGGTTATGCTAATTGCTAAAAGTGATCATAAGATCTATCTATAAATTTCAGGGCACCCAAGGAATGATTATTTCACTAGTTTTTTCCGGTTCCCACTACCAAAATAGttctttttctttatgattGAGGCGATGCTTACTTTTGTTgctagctttttttttttaatttttttttttatgtttcagCTCTTGGGAAGAGGGGCTTGTTACAGttttttatttcaacaaaatataCCTTGGATTTTGTATTGAAATATCTCTGATAAGTTTGTTTCATAGAACATAGTAATACAGGGCATGTGCAGTGTATAGCAGTATGCATCATGTAATGCTATTTGATCTTCTTGCTTTGGCAGGATTTGGTTCCTTGTGTGCTATTGTCTTTTGATGATGAACAGATATTGATGTGGAGGGGCAAAGAGTGGAAATCAAAGTACCCACAAGCTCCAGTTTTTACTCCTGCTGNNNNNNNNNNNNNNNNNNNNNNNNNNNNNNNNNNNNNNNNNNNNNNNNNNNNNNNNNNNNNNNNNNNNNNNNNNNNNNNNNNNNNNNNNNNNNNNNNNNNNNNNNNNNNNNNNNNNNNNNNNNNNNNNNNNNNNNNNNNNNNNNNNNNNNNNNNNNNNNNNNNNNNNNNNNNNNNNNNNNNNNNNNNNNNNNNNNNNNNNNNNNNNNNNNNNNNNNNNNNNNNNNNNNNNNNNNNNNNNNNNNNNNNNNNNNNNNNNNNNNNNNNNNNNNNNNNNNNNNNNNNNNNNNNNNNNNNNNNNNNNNNNNNNNNNNNNNNNNNNNNNNNNNNNNNNNNNNNNNNNNNNNNNNNNNNNNNNNNNNNNNNNNNNNNNNNNNNNNNNNNNNNNNNNNNNNNNNNNNNNNNNNNNNNNNNNNNNNNNNNNNNNNNNNNNNNNNNNNNNNNNNNNGAATTTGGACAATACAGGTATGTGTTTGAAAGTCTTGTCCGAATGGAATTCTCCTACTGTAAACatatttgtgtgtgtgtgtttatgAAATATTCTCAGTGAAGATCAAACAAGAGTCTAGAATGAGAGTTCCCGATGCATCTTCAAGAAAGAGAAGAATAActgaaaactaaaaaaataaaattcaaagatACAActaattagtattttttgtttACAATGCGGTGATTGTAAGCAATCCCATCTCTAGGAAATAAATGGTTTGCGCTTAAAACAGATTAGGGGTTTAGGGCATGTTTCTCATGAGCTGATAATACAAAGtcaatttctatatttttctttgTAAGTTTGTCTAGATTTCAATGTGACCAAGAACAGAAAGATATATTCTAGAAACACATTTTTGGATTGAGGTTTTGTGGATTTTCTCGAGCTAATTGGAAGTTTAGAATGTCTGAATTAGATTTTGCTATGAAGAGGCTAGATTTTGCATTTTGCATCGGTTTGTGGTACGTTTTAATATACAAATtggtacaattgaaaaaattaattaagttttaaaagccaaaaataaataatgaaaataatattatagtaatttaGTGGTATTTAATggtttataaatttagaatcttttaattattattatagcaATCAAATGGTATTTAGAGTTACATAAAATAACTTGtcaaagaaaaggttatataaaataaacaaatactcctttttaattataacataaaaaaataataaataaagataaaggaCAAGCAATAGTCACTAAAACTCCAAAAGGGATATTCACCTGCCTCACAAACACAAGCCTCTTcaagagataaaaaaataataaaaaacttgTCAACATGAGAGCTATAACGAGTCCCACATCTGATTGTTGGAAAACATAGGGAGCTAACTTAACTATAAATAAGTCTAGTTCAACACGTTTTGGTACATTGCTGTGTAGAGCACAGGTGGCCGTGTAGTATAGTGAACCGCGTGGTATTCCACCAGTGTACAGtagtttattatttgttttgttatacTCGGACGGCTTTACCTTTTTGGTATGCCTTCTTCAGCGAAATATGCGTGAGTTGTTGTGTACCAATCCGCCAAAGTACCACGAATTATGCACGAATTGTTGCATACCAATATGACACTGCTACTGCTGTTATATTCATCatcttgttgttgttgagttTCCTTTCTGTTGATCTGCTAAGTTACAAATATGATGACTAGTTTGACTACATGTTAACTTAACAAAATGATTTACCTAAGAAGCGTTGTTTAACAATATTAGCCTCCAAGAATTGATATTTTCCCTCCAATGTCATAAATGATCATGTACGttatagttaatttatttttgtttatctgTGTTATATCATGAACTGATCCTAcagtaaaatatataattggttGCTAACATTGGTTATGCAACATCATCATTACAATTTCACAATGTTAATCAGGCAAGGTTGGAGATAATCAATCCAACCATATCGGCAACATCAGCCCAAAAATGTTATCTCTGTGGAAGAGTGCAATTGAGTCAAACAAAGCTTTATTGCTAGAAGAATTTAATCTTGGTCCTGATGCTCTCTTGGAGAAGGTAGAAGAATTTGTGGGTATTTCACAGGCAACAGAGCACTCATACCCAGCATTTACTTCTTCAAGTGAAGTTGCTATTGAAGGTTCAATTGTAAATTTCGAAGATGGTACAGAAGACAAGTATTCAAATAACGACAGCCTAGAGgattttgatgatgatgattatgaTAATTACGATGTCGATGAAAATGACGAGTTGTATGATATAGTGGATACATCAGCTCGTCCGGGATCATTACCGGTTGATTTGCTTGTTGATAAGCTCAAACCGAGACGAAAAGAGTAAGtcttgaaaaaagaaaaagctaTGATAACTTTTGAAGAGCATGTAAATTGTCAAAATAGCAGacataaaatgtaaaattactaacaatgaaaaaaattgtttgttgtATATAATCAATTGTTCATTTTCTCAATAAACATTATGTGTCTTGGTTTCATGAGTGATGCAATATCTTTAACTTACTACAATTCGATTTTTTGTATAAACCAGTGGCCCAAGAGCCTAGAGAGAATCCACTATATTTCAAAAGAGAATACTCAATTTTTACAAACTTCAAGATGAAAATACACGGAGAGATTgactgtatttatactaatcCTAGAGGTCAATTTACAGTTGACACAGTAGTGGTAAATAATGGCATCAATGTAAACACGATCTAGTAAAATAAGATTGTCAAACAAATGGTTTACAGTAAATCATAGTGGTGCAAAGGTGAAACTAGATTTATTTCAACCAAACTCAACTCtgtgtttgatttatttaaataataaaatgtcaaatttaAGTAGTTTGCTTCATTGCAAGGACTTTAATCTCCTAGTTATTGATCTCGTCTAAGAAAGTATCTaagaaaactaaaatataataaaaataaaggggtAATAAGATCAAGATGGCTCGGTGGTTTAAAGAGGAACATGGATAAATAGTTTGGTGGTTTAGAGTATGAGTAACACATGTAAATTGGAATTTCttaataatactaattaataaATGAGCATATATTGTTAGAAAAAGTGTATTCTGTTTGTGTCTCgtctaatttatatatatggttATGAATATACTATTCTTTTCTTAAGTGTATTTCCAATAAAGgtgaataaaatatattgtgATCACCCCACAAATTCATAAAGCATATTATTCCATTTATCTATCACCAAATTCCTTGTGTTGGAGGTTATACTCTTCACACAACttaattctctctctctctcaatatATGCTATAACCATAAAAGGATAAAGCAACGCATCTATGCTCTCTGAATTTTACTTGTGTCAACAGTGAATACACACCTTTAATTTCTCTTTCCATTTCGAACcaaacttatttttttcttatataatttttaattttaatttcacttGAATGAAGTATGgaacttttaatttatgtacTTTTTGTTTAGCTTATCTCAAGCAAGGAATATTATAAATGTCATTGGCTTAAaaatttcttcttcaattttgaatatttgattGCATTTGTGTTGTAATAAGGTTGATAATGCATACTCTTTTAAACATCTACTAATGATGAATTCTTTCCTTCTTAACAATCTTTGgcattttagtttaaaatttctTGATACATACTTTCTTTTGTTTCTATTAGAATTCATACAATTTGCACATATTTGACATTAAGGTAATCTTTGTGATTTCTcaatttcatcatttttttagtgAATAAAGAATTTTACATGTTCTTggttaattatcatcaaaaggGTGGCCGTTAACCGATTTAAAATGTGTTTTCTGCAATAGCTATTGCATCAAGATTATAAGCAAATACATTACTCATGAGTTTCATAACATGGTCACCAAGCCATACATGGCAACCAACCATAACTAAAGATACAACTACCTCAAGTTATTGGTTGAATTGGAGATTCTTCATTTGTGCACTATGGATTTTGATTTCCATGACTTTTGCATCTTATTTAATATTCAAATATGAAGGATTCAAAAAACCAAGGCATGATGAGAGAGAAGAAAATCAACAAGAAGAAAATGGATTGTTATATGAAGATGAAGCTTGGAATACATGTGTTAGAGGAATTGATCCTTCTTGGCTTCTTATTTATAGAATCATTTCTTTTATTGCTCTTTTGGCTTTGATTATTGCAAATGTGGCTGTTGATGGAGCTGGCATATTTTACTACTATACTCAGTAAGCTACATTACGCACATTTTAATTATATAGTCTTGTTACTTTTAAATAGTGGTAGCAGTTGCAATTGTGCtgcaaattttaatatttgaaaaattgatatgATTGAAAAGGCTCAAATTATCGGTTGCATTTATaaatattctaattattttgtgtttattttttctgTTGAACAGATGGACATTTACTTTGGTCACTGTTTACTTTGGGGTAACAATTTGAATATCAAACTTTGTatattatagtaaaaaataaattagcaTGAAAATGcgatatatcaattttttaaaatgttttctATCATATAATAAGTGACTTGTGTTCTCAATTTTTTACTTTCAGCTTGGATCATCATTCTCAATATATGGATGTTTATTTAAACACAATGAATGTGGTGGCAGCACTGTGAATGGTGATCTTGAAGGGGTTTTAGATTTGCCTGAACTGCCTAAGAGTCCTCATCTAGAATTTGATTCCAGGAAAATTGCTGGTGTATGGTGTtacatttttcaaataatttatcaGGTAATTTAAGTTAGTGATTCAATTGGTGTATAACTGTATATTAATCTCTGCAAAACATTATCTTAAATTAATATAGCACCTAAgttctattcttttttttttttgacaacacTAGAAAAAAGAAATTCCCCTTTGAGTATTAAGTTTGTCAAGTTAAGACATAAGTATTTGAAtgataatttcaattttaatattagttttgtAAAGTGAAATTAGATATAGATGAAAAGACTTTACATCAATAGATATGCTTATACTCAATCACtcattttttaatcttattatcAATGTCAATTTATTGTTGTCAGTGTCATATCTAGTATCTATCTTTGTCCTTAGGTTTTCATGTACGGTAAATTGAacaaatttaactataattgtaagtcaacacaaaaataaaatttatagcctTTAATATGTCTTCTTATGCATTAATAACCATTTTGCACATTTTTATAGATGCTGTCacacatttttaatttcattaacttgtttttcatcaaattcaagaGGTAAATCTACTTATATAATGgtttttctcattttgtttaTAGACTTGTGCAGGCGCTGTAATACTCACTGACTTTATATTCTGGACCATCCTTTATCCTTTCAGAACATCCAAAGATTACAGTATGGATTTTGTAAGTATGTTCAACATTGTCTCTGGTCCCCCATTTATCCTTTTGGCAGATAACTCATACATGATATTTAGATATCATACAAATGTTGGAGTGTTTGACAATTCCACCTAAAGAATAGAAACGATTAATCACCAATATCAGCCAATTGTACCTACGTCTCGAATACTGAGTTATACTCAAATCttagtttcatatttttagaaaaagtaaaataatttgagaTTTGCATTGATCAATGTATCAATGTCATTTGATACTACAGATTCTGTCTTTCATGTTGCAGGTCCTACCCTTGAAATCAACTGTATCATTATTCCTTAAATTTGAGAGAAAAGTACTCAAAATTctctttttttctaaaaatgaaaattttctttaggtaattcattatttttttttataagatattcATCTAAAGAATGTAATCAACATCAAACGAAATTGTTTAAGCATGCCAGCATCTGCTAGTTAAACACCAACCACTTCATGAAATATGTGATTATGAGTTACTCTTGTGTGaaatcttgaaatacattaatCATGATTAAGAAAATGAGGGTGAAGCATTAGAAATGTGaatgtttttataaatgtaAGATGTTTTTCTTCCAATTAAAATACCATAAGATGCTTTTCTTTCATTTgacaatattttcaattttcattctTGCAGTTAGTTTTTTGTATGCACACCATTAATATCGTTTTCCTCCTTGGTGACACATCATTGAATTGCATGGTAAGTTTGATTTTAGCAATTttaatctcttattttaatcaattgatTTTTCTATTCTCAAATCTAGTTTTTATGTCTTTCACTCGGATGTTTTTACTCAAAAATTGTTATATGACAAGTTTTGTATTAATATTGTGGAATTATCCATgtgaatatataatatatatgttttatgtcataccaatattttttttttgtcacattACTATTTTTGACCGAAATAATAACCAAAAATTGAATTCtaaaaagaatcaattttgtgaataagttaaaatagaataaataaaattgcaattaaatctATTTGTTTTATACCAAACATCAAGcatgtttttaaatatttttggcCATGGATCAAGttcaaaattctaaattaaCAACTATTTATTCTTAAAAATGCAGAGATTTCCGGTGTTTCGATTCGCATATTTTGTCATTTGGACAGCTTCATTTGTGATTATTCAGTGGATAATCCATGCTTGTGTTTCAATTTGgtaaaaactatcatatttttttttaatacataaatgatttgttattttgtataatttgataataacatTTATCAAATGTAGGTGGCCTTACCCTTTCCTTGACTTGTCATCTGCATTTGCACCCTTGTGGTATGTTCTCAAATTCTCTCACTCAAATAATTGTCTTCTCATTGCTTCAATTGGCAGtcaaaatgaaatttttcattgagattttttaaaaataatgagttataaaaaattattcaaaataactttttatttaaagtaatttttaaattatttttatattctgaattttttcaaaaattgtaataagtaaaataaaactcCTAAagctgaattttttaaaattattattatttttcaaaaaaattgtaacGAACGAACTCTTAAATTTACTAGCATAACATAAGTACTTTGTCAGAATGTTTGAgtgatataaaaataacttataacatCTTCAATAagtgattttgatttatttcaataaattttctaagataatttatgaaattagtaATTGAATAAGTCCTTAATTAATTTCCTTTCGGAATTTCAGGTACTTGGTAGTGGCTCTCATGCATTTTCCATGCTATGGCTTATTCATTTTGATAGTGAGGTTGAAGCATTCTTTGTTATCTAGATCATTTCCTGAGTCATCCATAAATGTATATTGATATCACATTCCAAAAGTATCAATCACTGAATGAGGGCTACCCTTTAGCTACCCTAACAAAAGCATTTTGAAGATTAGATTTAGATAAAAGCTTATCACTACAAATTAATTCATCTCTCAACAATTGTTACATGTCTTTCCAAACTAGCTAGAATTTTTTAGAAGAGTGTATTATAATGTTTGTTGACAGTTAGGAAGGTTCATGAATATTCAGTTAATATATAGTAATTGATGTAATTAAATGGTTCACTAAGTATAGCATGTATTATGAATTgagtcaaaaagaaaaaaaaaacatgtattaTGAATCTTATGTATGTATACATCTCTTTGTATATAATTTCATAATCAGTTTTATGAGTGAAGTTTAGTTTTTCTGAGtaaattagaaataattaaaaaattaatgaggaggtattattaatttgatatgAATACTCAAATTATGAGtaattaaacattttaaatGCCTTATTTTAATCTTAgactctaataaaaaaaattacaattttaacatTACTTTGAAAAaggaataaattaaaatttagttcttataaaatttcaaaattttaatttagttcttatatttagttcttataaattaaaatttagttcttatatttttaGATCTTATAAAAATgtctacaaaattaaaataaagaccAAGAGtgaataaaaattatgtaaaaactAGACGGAAAAGAttagattttataaaagttaataatatatttaaaagaaaagtttcaatcttattttattatatttatgaaaataaaaaaatcggAGTCATAATGAATAACGGCTTTGAATACTCAAATCCACAAGATGTTATTTAAGGGAAACCAAACTCCTTCACCAACATACATTGAATTGGGATTTCTTAGAATAAATAacgtatttatatataataattgatcTTCACCCTTAATTTGAGATTGTTGGGCTGAAGTTACATCTAATAAGAGCAAGATGTTCGAAAAGTTTAGCTTGTACcctattattatatttatactcCTACAAGTTTTTGAgaatgtcaaaaatatttttatttttttaattttattattttatgagaCAATAAAATGATTTTGGGTAGGTAAAAGTTTTCTGATAATTTCCGAAAAACTATTTAGAAGAATTCCAATACACATAGTGTTTCtggaaatttttttacatattttttgatacataaagattttttttacatatatcataaataataattaatacattcgACCCTCACCCTCCTCTTCGTATCTTCCTCATGCCACTGATCTTTCTCGTGTACAGTCTATGTGTATCGTCTAATCTTCCTCATTGATAGAGATATTCTTGCTACAATTTTGCCGTCTCTACCTCTAGTCCAACTtactagaaaaaaaaactaggtaaaatcaaatcaattaaataaatactaatataattaaaaattaaaataaaaaattaatttaaaaaatatttttttaaaaatcaaacaactaccGAAAACTCGTGGGCGAAGTTTTTCGGTAGCTTTCAGAAAACTCATGGACAAAGTTTTTCTCGGTAGCTTCCAGAAATTATGTTGAAGTTTTCTGGTAGTGTATTTTTTCCGAAAAACTTGAAATAAGTTTTTCGAGAGTGATGTTCTGtactgaaatttttttttcaagttttccagAGTTGAAATTATGTACcaaaaaacctttttttttaaaaaaaaatttgacatgCGCTTGTTCCGGAAATGTTGAAATGAAAAAATAGTCATTTTTACtacatatgaaaatattttaattttctttttatacttTAGGGATATATGAATAAAAAGGAGGTACATGATAAAATTTTCGAAGAAGTTAACTCGAGCAAGCTACACATTTTTTCACCACAGACTATAGATCGGTGGGACAACCGTTATTAAGTAGGCAACtcaagatatttttaaaatcaagaaCTCATTTAATGTGAGCATTATCCTTATCCAACATTCATTTATTGCCAAAagaaacattattttataatagatattaatatttcttttaaaataataataaacaaaaatagtgtCTATAgcttgtaaaaaattaaaaatattaatttttaaaataaattttttatattctggAACAATAGTATCTTATATAAGGTGGAAGGACCACTTTTcctctttctttatttcttttctatttGGTTGGGATAGAAAgaggataaaatatttttaattatatatttagttcaaAATTTAAGAGGTGATGCGCGAGGAGACCAAAATCTCTCCAAGGCTTTTACTTATTGCTTCTACCTAATTTTTGGAAgattttaagataatttataaattatttaaaatatctattttttcattaaatgaaacataaataaaattaaaatttctacaCAAAGCTCTTTTAAACAAAACAtatctttattcttttttttttcttcattttctctatgttaaataataaatatttttttctcaatctCACGTTGCTTTCATTTTAAACTTTCAAATAtagactaaaaatttaaaataactccATATTTGGCCACATATCTTAAAAACAACATTATGAATAAGTTTTGAAATGTATGTTTGGAACATCATGTGCAACCAACTTCTCATGTTAACTCATTCATTTTGACCATAATTTAGAGAAACTGTTATTTGAAGAGTTTGTGTGAATGTGAATTTGTACTATGATTTAACTGTTTTTCAAGCACACGTGAAACTTCTCTTAAGAGAGTCTCCAAAGCAAGCAACAAATTTGAGTTCCTTAAATTTGTTTTAGTGGGACTAACCATATAGCCTTAGAATAAGAACTGTTGTAATTAACCTTCAAgaatgttgaattattaattaattgaaattgcACAAAATCAGAAAAAGTAAACTTACAGAATTTGTAAAATAGAAAGTAAATATTGCACACACAAATTGGTAACTCAGTTTATAGATAAACTCCAGAATTAGAAGGACTGATTCTAACTTTGAAAATCATTATATGATGAATGAATTACAAGTGTTGTTCATCAATGATTGAATAATGAACTCAAGAACTTTCTCAATCTCTTTCTTTTGTTCAAATGtttctctttctatttttcTCCTCTCATTTAGTGTTGAGTTTTAAACTAATTTCAATCAACTCACAAATGTCTTAGatctttatatttataagtCAATACAATGAGAAGAAGTTAGGTATAACTAACTTGATAGGAAAGATCTTACTCCCAACTTGCTTGAGATCTTGCTTGAGATGTAAGCAAACTACACAAAGATAACTTCAACTCATTTATTGTACCATAGCTCTACAAATCTCCACTTTGGTACTAATGGAATGGCTTCAAGCATGatctttaaaatcaaaatataagttTAGGTTGATTAGTCTTCAGAGTTGATCCTTAGCAAATTTAGACAATGTTTGAATTTACTAAGTGTGACTGTTTTAGTGAATATGTCAACATGATTTTTCACTTGTATGAACCTTTTCCATTTGCATATCTCTTTCATCAATCGCATCTCGAATGAAGTGAAGTCTTACATCAATGTGTTTATTTCTTTCATGACACATTTGGTTTTTGCTTAAGTGAATGAGATTTTGACTATCTCAATGTAAACATATAGTGT contains:
- the LOC101508401 gene encoding uncharacterized protein; the encoded protein is MSFITWSPSHTWQPTITKDTTTSSYWLNWRFFICALWILISMTFASYLIFKYEGFKKPRHDEREENQQEENGLLYEDEAWNTCVRGIDPSWLLIYRIISFIALLALIIANVAVDGAGIFYYYTQWTFTLVTVYFGLGSSFSIYGCLFKHNECGGSTVNGDLEGVLDLPELPKSPHLEFDSRKIAGVWCYIFQIIYQTCAGAVILTDFIFWTILYPFRTSKDYSMDFLVFCMHTINIVFLLGDTSLNCMRFPVFRFAYFVIWTASFVIIQWIIHACVSIWWPYPFLDLSSAFAPLWYLVVALMHFPCYGLFILIVRLKHSLLSRSFPESSINVY